From Acinetobacter suaedae, one genomic window encodes:
- a CDS encoding O-acetylhomoserine aminocarboxypropyltransferase/cysteine synthase family protein → MTYKDETLAIHAGYSPEATTKAVAVPIYQTTSYAFDNTQHGADLFDLKVQGNIYTRIMNPTTAVLEQRLAALEGGIGALALASGMAAITYSIQTIAEAGDNIASVSTLYGGTYNLFAHTLPKQGIEVRFFDYQNPEVLRSIIDEKTKLVFVESIGNPLGNIIDLEAISKIAHEYGVPVIVDNTVATPALLKPFEFGADIVIHSLTKYIGGHGNSIGGIIVDSGKFPWGKYPERFKALNTPDPSYHGVNYVEALGEAAYIARARVVPLRNTGAAISPLSVFLILQGLETLNLRMERHTENAIRIAEYLKQHPKVKWVNYAGLKDHPQHDLAQKYVKGKPSAILSFGVQDGLDGGTRFIDALQLFTRLVNIGDAKSLACHPATTTHRQLNAEELKSAGVSEDLVRLSIGIEHIDDLIADLEQALAQV, encoded by the coding sequence ATGACTTATAAAGATGAAACTTTAGCTATTCATGCGGGATATTCACCAGAAGCAACCACCAAAGCAGTTGCAGTACCCATTTATCAAACCACTTCTTATGCCTTTGATAACACACAACATGGGGCAGATTTATTCGATTTAAAAGTTCAGGGAAATATCTACACTCGGATCATGAATCCAACCACCGCTGTGCTGGAGCAACGTCTCGCAGCGCTTGAAGGTGGTATTGGTGCTTTAGCTTTAGCCTCTGGTATGGCAGCAATCACTTACTCGATTCAAACCATTGCTGAAGCAGGTGACAATATTGCTTCTGTTTCAACTTTATACGGAGGAACCTATAATTTATTTGCCCATACTTTACCGAAACAAGGTATCGAAGTACGCTTCTTTGATTATCAGAATCCAGAAGTATTACGTTCAATTATTGATGAAAAAACCAAATTAGTTTTTGTGGAATCAATTGGTAATCCACTCGGTAATATTATTGACCTTGAAGCGATCTCAAAAATTGCGCATGAATATGGCGTACCCGTGATTGTGGACAATACCGTGGCGACGCCTGCCCTACTTAAACCATTTGAATTTGGTGCCGATATCGTAATTCATTCACTCACCAAATATATCGGCGGTCATGGTAATAGTATTGGCGGCATCATTGTGGATAGTGGGAAGTTTCCTTGGGGTAAATATCCAGAACGTTTCAAGGCATTAAATACCCCTGACCCAAGCTATCACGGCGTCAATTATGTGGAAGCACTTGGAGAGGCTGCTTATATTGCACGCGCGCGCGTCGTTCCATTACGTAATACAGGCGCAGCAATTAGCCCTTTGAGTGTATTCTTAATTTTACAAGGATTAGAAACTTTAAATCTTCGTATGGAACGTCATACCGAAAATGCAATCAGAATTGCGGAATATTTAAAACAACATCCAAAAGTGAAATGGGTGAATTATGCAGGACTCAAAGACCATCCACAGCATGATTTAGCTCAAAAATATGTGAAAGGGAAACCTTCTGCGATCCTTTCATTTGGTGTTCAGGATGGATTAGACGGTGGAACTCGTTTTATTGATGCATTACAGCTATTTACCCGTCTCGTAAACATCGGTGATGCAAAAAGTTTAGCATGCCATCCAGCGACAACAACTCATCGCCAATTAAACGCGGAAGAACTCAAATCGGCAGGTGTCAGTGAAGACCTAGTACGCTTGTCTATTGGCATTGAGCATATTGATGACCTCATTGCAGATCTTGAACAAGCCCTCGCACAGGTTTAA
- a CDS encoding SDR family oxidoreductase, which yields MSQHDLKGKTVLITGGAKNLGGLISRKFAEQGANLLIHYNSVATQSDAEETLKAVQALGVKAILVQADLSNIQNIEDLFVKAKTEFGGVDIAINTVGRVLKKPYLDTTEQEFDGMNDINNKIAYFFIQSAGRHLNPNGKICTIVTSLLAAYTGLYSTYEGLKAPVEHYTRAASKEFGERGISVTAVAPGPMDTPFFYGQESPEAVAYHKSASALGGLTKIEDIEPLVRFLVTDGWWITGQTIFANGGYTTR from the coding sequence ATGTCACAACATGATCTAAAAGGAAAAACGGTACTGATTACCGGCGGTGCAAAAAACTTAGGTGGATTAATTTCACGTAAATTTGCTGAACAAGGGGCAAATTTATTGATTCATTACAACAGTGTAGCAACGCAATCAGATGCTGAAGAAACCTTAAAAGCGGTACAAGCATTAGGGGTTAAAGCAATCTTGGTACAAGCAGATTTATCTAACATCCAGAACATTGAAGACTTATTTGTAAAAGCCAAAACAGAGTTTGGCGGTGTAGATATTGCGATTAATACTGTCGGACGTGTACTCAAAAAACCATATTTAGACACCACTGAACAAGAGTTTGATGGCATGAATGACATCAACAATAAAATTGCCTATTTCTTTATTCAATCGGCTGGCCGCCATCTCAATCCAAATGGAAAAATCTGTACCATTGTCACCAGCTTACTTGCCGCTTATACAGGTCTTTATTCAACCTATGAAGGATTAAAAGCGCCTGTGGAACATTACACGCGCGCCGCATCGAAAGAGTTTGGTGAACGCGGTATTTCTGTTACTGCTGTTGCTCCTGGCCCGATGGATACACCATTTTTCTACGGCCAAGAATCACCTGAAGCGGTGGCGTATCATAAGTCAGCATCAGCGTTGGGGGGGTTAACCAAGATCGAAGATATTGAACCCTTAGTCCGTTTCTTAGTCACTGATGGTTGGTGGATCACAGGACAAACCATTTTCGCCAATGGTGGGTATACTACGCGTTAA
- a CDS encoding AAA family ATPase, protein MAWAKCFHDLENEIINKSSVQIVYVLIGCQAAGKSTWADKKIKKEPYNIIFDAILVKKEERAPILEIARFHNIECVAVMFKTPLSICLERNNNRTLDTKVDEQALKNVFAAIEAPTLDEGFTSIIFV, encoded by the coding sequence ATGGCATGGGCAAAATGCTTTCATGACTTAGAAAATGAAATCATTAACAAATCAAGCGTACAAATCGTTTATGTCTTGATTGGTTGCCAAGCTGCTGGTAAAAGTACTTGGGCTGACAAAAAAATAAAGAAAGAGCCTTATAATATTATTTTTGATGCCATCTTAGTCAAAAAAGAGGAAAGAGCACCTATTCTAGAAATCGCACGTTTCCATAATATTGAATGTGTGGCAGTGATGTTCAAAACACCTTTATCGATTTGTCTAGAACGAAATAACAATAGAACCTTAGATACCAAGGTTGATGAACAGGCTCTCAAGAATGTTTTCGCAGCCATAGAAGCCCCAACACTAGATGAAGGATTTACAAGTATCATTTTTGTATAA
- a CDS encoding SDR family NAD(P)-dependent oxidoreductase — protein sequence MNAKLKKLFQQKVDGKTIIVTGASSGIGLTVSKYLAQAGAHVLLIARTKEKLDEVKAEIEAEGGKASVFPCDLNDMESIDAVSKDILAAVDHIDILVNNAGRSIRRAVHESIDRFHDFERTMQLNYFGAVRLVLNLLPHMMQRKNGQIINISSIGVLANATRFSAYVASKAALDAFSRCLSAEVHSHKIAITSIYMPLVRTPMIAPTKIYKYVPTLSPEEAADLIAYAIVKRPKKIATNLGRLASITYAVAPDINNILMSIGFNLFPSSTASVGEQEKLNLIQRAYARLFPGEHW from the coding sequence ATGAACGCAAAACTCAAAAAACTTTTTCAGCAAAAAGTCGACGGGAAAACAATCATTGTCACAGGTGCTTCAAGTGGTATTGGTTTAACGGTTTCAAAATACCTTGCTCAAGCAGGTGCACATGTCTTGTTGATCGCTCGTACCAAAGAAAAGTTGGATGAGGTCAAAGCAGAGATTGAAGCAGAGGGCGGAAAAGCATCTGTATTTCCATGTGATTTAAATGACATGGAGTCAATCGATGCTGTCTCAAAGGACATCTTAGCGGCTGTAGATCATATTGATATTCTTGTAAATAATGCAGGACGCTCAATCCGCCGTGCAGTTCATGAATCGATTGATCGCTTCCATGATTTCGAACGCACCATGCAACTCAATTATTTTGGTGCAGTCCGTTTAGTGTTGAATCTTCTTCCACATATGATGCAACGCAAAAATGGGCAAATCATCAATATTAGTTCAATCGGTGTTCTCGCAAATGCAACGCGTTTTTCTGCTTATGTTGCATCAAAAGCCGCTTTAGATGCTTTTAGTCGTTGTTTATCTGCTGAAGTACATTCACATAAAATTGCGATTACTTCGATTTATATGCCTTTAGTACGTACTCCAATGATCGCACCGACAAAGATTTATAAATATGTTCCAACGCTTTCACCTGAAGAAGCAGCGGATCTGATTGCATATGCAATCGTAAAACGTCCTAAGAAAATCGCAACCAACCTTGGACGCTTAGCTTCAATTACTTATGCTGTCGCACCTGATATTAATAATATCTTGATGTCGATTGGTTTCAATTTATTCCCAAGCTCAACAGCATCTGTTGGTGAGCAGGAAAAACTCAATCTTATCCAACGTGCCTATGCACGTTTGTTCCCAGGTGAACATTGGTAA
- the ettA gene encoding energy-dependent translational throttle protein EttA, with protein MAQYIYTMNRVSKMVPPKREILKDISLSFFPGAKIGVLGLNGAGKSTLLRIMAGVDKDFSGEARAQPGIKIGYLEQEPPLDPTKDVRGNVEDGVREALDALERLDQVFAEYADPDADFDALAKEQEKLESIIHAWDAHNLNNQLEIAADALNLPAWDADVTKLSGGERRRVALCRLLLSKPDMLLLDEPTNHLDAESVSWLERFLKDFPGTIVAITHDRYFLDNVAEWILELDRGHGIPYQGNYSSWLEQKNARLEQEQKQEESFAKALKKELEWVRSNAKGQQKKNKARMERFEELNSKEFQQRNETSEIYIPPGPRLGNKVVEVEGISKSFDGRLLYENLSFSVPPTAIVGIVGPNGAGKTTLFRMMTGEQQPDTGTVTLGESVKVAYVGQIRDTLDNNKTVWEEVSGGLDILKIGDYEIASRAYIGRFNFKGQDQQKRVGELSGGERNRLQLAKILQMGANVILLDEPSNDLDIETLRALEDAILVFPGTVMVVSHDRWFLDRIATHILSFENEQPEFYTGNYAEYEAYRQSRLGDAATTKRSKYKKISG; from the coding sequence GTGGCCCAATATATTTATACGATGAACCGAGTGTCTAAAATGGTTCCGCCTAAGCGCGAAATCTTAAAAGACATCTCTTTATCATTTTTCCCAGGTGCAAAAATTGGTGTGCTTGGTTTAAACGGTGCGGGTAAATCTACTTTGCTCCGTATTATGGCGGGCGTAGATAAAGATTTCTCAGGTGAGGCACGTGCACAACCTGGAATCAAAATCGGTTACTTAGAGCAAGAGCCGCCATTAGATCCAACCAAAGATGTTCGTGGTAACGTTGAAGATGGCGTACGTGAAGCACTTGATGCTTTAGAACGTCTTGACCAAGTGTTTGCTGAATATGCTGATCCTGATGCAGATTTTGATGCGCTTGCAAAAGAGCAAGAAAAATTGGAATCGATCATCCATGCTTGGGATGCGCATAATCTAAACAATCAACTTGAAATCGCAGCAGATGCTTTGAATCTTCCAGCTTGGGATGCAGATGTTACGAAACTTTCTGGTGGTGAACGTCGTCGTGTAGCGCTTTGTCGTTTATTGCTTTCCAAGCCAGACATGTTACTGCTAGATGAACCGACGAACCATTTGGATGCTGAATCAGTATCTTGGTTAGAACGTTTCTTGAAAGATTTCCCTGGCACCATCGTTGCGATTACGCATGACCGTTATTTCTTGGATAACGTGGCTGAGTGGATTCTTGAACTTGACCGTGGACATGGTATTCCATACCAAGGCAACTATTCTTCTTGGTTGGAACAGAAAAATGCTCGTTTAGAACAAGAGCAGAAACAAGAAGAATCTTTTGCTAAAGCTTTGAAAAAAGAACTTGAATGGGTTCGTTCAAATGCGAAAGGCCAGCAGAAGAAAAACAAAGCGCGTATGGAGCGTTTTGAAGAGCTTAACTCTAAAGAATTCCAACAGCGTAATGAAACGTCTGAAATCTATATTCCACCTGGTCCACGTTTAGGCAACAAGGTTGTGGAAGTGGAAGGGATCAGCAAATCATTCGATGGTCGCTTATTGTATGAAAACTTAAGCTTCAGTGTACCTCCAACAGCAATTGTGGGTATCGTTGGTCCAAACGGTGCGGGTAAAACGACCTTATTCCGTATGATGACTGGTGAGCAGCAACCAGATACGGGTACTGTAACTTTAGGTGAGTCAGTTAAAGTGGCTTACGTAGGTCAGATTCGTGACACCTTGGATAACAACAAAACAGTCTGGGAAGAAGTTTCTGGCGGTTTAGATATCCTGAAAATTGGTGATTACGAAATTGCATCACGTGCTTATATCGGTCGCTTTAACTTTAAAGGTCAAGATCAGCAAAAACGCGTAGGTGAATTGTCTGGTGGTGAACGTAACCGTTTACAACTTGCCAAAATCCTTCAAATGGGCGCTAACGTCATCTTACTGGATGAGCCATCGAACGATTTGGATATCGAAACTTTACGTGCACTTGAGGATGCCATTTTGGTGTTCCCAGGTACGGTAATGGTGGTATCGCATGACCGTTGGTTCCTTGACCGTATTGCAACGCATATTCTGTCATTTGAAAATGAACAGCCTGAATTCTATACAGGTAACTATGCAGAATATGAAGCATATCGTCAGTCACGTTTGGGTGATGCTGCAACAACGAAACGCTCTAAATATAAGAAAATTTCGGGCTAA
- a CDS encoding HD domain-containing protein — MQIGRQAWMAQTSGDLSLKDRMALLRHSLFPVLKQSIKMYALAGRSKLNARQFLSVEDLHLPDSDEVKQAIEKMQSCSSVSLQNHCLRTWYYAVAFSKLQGLSHDEELLAVSCLLHDLGMTEPHYQHHESCRCFAGQGAYAAKDWSLAQGWQAPRAEQLFDVISMHMNPYVAVDEGIEAHLLQQAASCDVIGSRGFEFSTRFRQQLYTQYPRLGFNQQMIEFTQHEAFVRPKSRTAMVVQSGFKHLVHFNPYQK, encoded by the coding sequence ATGCAGATTGGTCGACAAGCATGGATGGCTCAAACTTCAGGTGATTTGTCTTTAAAAGATCGGATGGCTTTATTACGTCATAGCCTATTCCCAGTACTTAAACAAAGCATCAAGATGTATGCATTAGCAGGTCGTTCTAAGCTGAACGCTCGGCAGTTTTTGAGTGTAGAGGACTTACATTTGCCTGATAGTGATGAAGTCAAACAGGCGATCGAAAAAATGCAATCTTGTAGTTCAGTGAGTTTGCAGAATCATTGTTTACGAACATGGTATTACGCTGTGGCATTTTCCAAGTTACAAGGCTTGAGTCATGATGAGGAGTTATTGGCAGTCTCGTGTTTACTACATGACTTGGGCATGACTGAACCGCATTATCAGCATCATGAAAGTTGTCGTTGCTTTGCAGGACAGGGGGCTTATGCTGCAAAGGACTGGTCTTTAGCGCAAGGATGGCAAGCCCCACGTGCTGAGCAATTATTTGATGTGATCAGTATGCACATGAATCCTTATGTTGCGGTTGATGAAGGGATCGAAGCACATTTACTGCAACAAGCAGCCAGTTGTGATGTGATTGGAAGTCGGGGTTTTGAGTTTTCTACGCGATTTAGACAACAATTATATACGCAATATCCGCGCTTGGGCTTTAATCAGCAGATGATTGAATTTACCCAACATGAAGCATTTGTTCGACCAAAATCGCGTACAGCGATGGTGGTACAAAGTGGCTTTAAGCATTTGGTACATTTCAATCCTTATCAAAAGTGA
- a CDS encoding cation efflux protein, CzcI-like: MRRSSIFITVLLSLFIFQSLWNVAAAYCGHESTTQQTVSVGHFGHHVPENMDETEIPALKVNQDSSDLPMPLSLQDHNDHLPSCFHVVVTEAQQQLDHLVFSDHKTKQKYYWSNSYQSPHLSGLNPPPLLTPL; the protein is encoded by the coding sequence TTGCGTCGATCAAGTATTTTTATTACCGTCTTACTCAGTCTTTTCATATTCCAAAGTCTTTGGAATGTGGCGGCGGCGTATTGTGGTCATGAAAGTACAACGCAGCAAACGGTTTCTGTCGGTCATTTTGGTCATCATGTACCAGAAAATATGGATGAGACTGAAATACCTGCCTTGAAGGTAAATCAAGATTCAAGTGATTTACCGATGCCATTAAGTTTGCAAGATCATAATGATCATTTGCCATCCTGTTTTCATGTCGTAGTTACTGAAGCACAGCAACAGCTTGATCATCTTGTTTTTAGCGATCATAAGACAAAACAAAAATATTATTGGTCTAATTCTTATCAGTCTCCGCATCTATCTGGATTAAATCCGCCGCCGCTACTAACCCCGCTATAG
- a CDS encoding esterase-like activity of phytase family protein, which produces MKKTPLTFTLLASMLLMTACSDGDNGQNGLNSLIQQVPLALGNDDCWSAGTRIESGLDKNKNGRLDANEIEQSSVQCGANLFAQGVALPYKILASFQPNGTTIDRPFSLRQGGFGSDVAAHPTNKKQFYAITDRGPNADYDDGVHGAGKIFPVPDFVPKIGLFELQDDGSIKLIKTILLKDRNGKNITGLPNTAALGGTGETPYDINGHVITVDSTKPFDPVTNPIKLDDYGLDSEGLAALNDGTFWVSDEYGPHIVHYDANGKEIGRINPFVHDARNTFTLPQEFSYRRANRGMEGLTITPDQKTLVGIMQSTMNLPTKAVNKSTLTRIVTINLETGKVAQYLYRQEIAENSNSAIVAINDHEFLVLERDGKFLKDTPDIMKHVYRIDLKDATNLESIIAQGDLQQDSKLGLTIAGKTLEQYVLAQGWEGLQTLNIQPVSKTLVLDISKRVSYAHDKMEGLWLIDQHHLGVLNDDDMGLWRNGNGLEQKYLDHARMRVDTPTLYVIDKLNLFKP; this is translated from the coding sequence ATGAAAAAAACACCGTTAACTTTTACTTTATTGGCTTCAATGCTTTTAATGACCGCATGTTCTGATGGGGATAATGGTCAAAATGGATTAAACAGCTTGATTCAACAAGTGCCTTTAGCACTTGGCAATGATGACTGTTGGAGTGCTGGAACACGTATTGAAAGTGGTTTGGATAAAAATAAAAATGGTCGGTTAGATGCCAATGAAATTGAGCAAAGTTCAGTGCAATGTGGTGCCAATTTATTTGCTCAAGGCGTTGCTTTACCTTATAAAATCTTAGCAAGTTTTCAGCCAAATGGTACAACGATTGATCGTCCATTTTCCCTACGACAAGGTGGTTTTGGCTCAGATGTGGCAGCACATCCCACCAATAAAAAACAATTTTATGCCATTACTGATCGAGGTCCAAATGCTGACTATGATGATGGTGTGCATGGTGCTGGTAAGATTTTTCCTGTTCCTGATTTTGTGCCCAAAATTGGTTTATTTGAGCTACAAGATGATGGTTCAATCAAACTGATAAAAACCATTTTATTAAAAGATCGTAATGGGAAAAATATTACAGGTTTACCAAATACTGCTGCGCTGGGTGGAACAGGCGAAACGCCTTATGATATCAATGGGCATGTCATTACGGTAGATTCAACCAAGCCTTTTGATCCTGTCACAAATCCAATCAAGTTAGATGATTACGGTTTAGACAGTGAGGGTTTAGCAGCATTAAATGATGGCACATTTTGGGTTAGTGATGAGTATGGTCCGCATATTGTGCATTATGATGCCAACGGTAAAGAAATTGGTCGTATCAATCCTTTTGTTCATGATGCACGTAATACTTTTACTTTGCCGCAAGAGTTTAGCTATCGCCGTGCCAACCGTGGCATGGAAGGTTTAACCATTACACCTGACCAAAAAACATTGGTTGGAATTATGCAATCCACGATGAATTTACCGACAAAAGCTGTCAATAAATCAACATTAACTCGTATCGTGACGATCAATCTTGAAACAGGAAAAGTGGCACAATACCTTTACCGCCAAGAAATTGCAGAGAACTCGAACTCAGCGATTGTTGCGATTAATGATCATGAGTTTTTGGTGCTAGAGCGTGATGGTAAATTTCTCAAAGATACACCTGATATCATGAAACATGTGTATCGAATTGATTTGAAAGATGCGACTAATCTAGAGAGTATCATTGCGCAAGGTGATTTACAGCAAGATTCAAAGTTAGGTTTGACCATCGCAGGGAAAACATTAGAGCAGTATGTTTTGGCGCAAGGTTGGGAAGGATTACAAACGTTAAATATTCAACCTGTCAGCAAAACATTAGTTTTGGATATAAGCAAACGAGTGAGTTATGCACATGACAAAATGGAAGGCTTATGGTTGATTGATCAGCATCACCTTGGGGTGCTGAATGATGATGACATGGGGCTTTGGAGAAATGGCAACGGTTTAGAGCAAAAATATTTGGATCATGCCCGTATGCGTGTCGATACACCAACCTTATATGTCATTGATAAGCTGAATCTGTTCAAGCCATAA
- a CDS encoding YidX family protein translates to MYKTFFIFALIASFGLSGCATTLLSDALPNETTHVQTTTLKTDQIIALGQAVQDQKEYGFIFVGQDYNYLMTEGSSNLLNIIKSIPAEQRTLKTPSPIELVMDDSTHFHGEITIRYNNPTSKIDEKQKELLRTLGFTNHFMAMENQQQVFYPFTIIRFKGKIYQTTVTQKIQQKLPTPYSIVLQQKTEITKKHPVKRATRMALYPLAMTFDVITVAPSLIWADLHGDFNK, encoded by the coding sequence ATGTACAAAACTTTTTTTATTTTCGCCTTAATTGCAAGTTTCGGTTTGAGTGGTTGTGCTACTACGCTTCTCTCCGATGCCTTGCCTAATGAAACGACACATGTTCAAACCACAACATTAAAAACAGATCAAATTATTGCATTGGGCCAAGCAGTCCAAGATCAGAAGGAGTACGGTTTCATATTTGTCGGTCAAGACTATAATTATTTGATGACAGAAGGCAGCTCAAACTTACTCAATATTATCAAAAGCATTCCAGCAGAACAGAGAACGTTAAAAACACCATCCCCAATCGAGCTAGTAATGGATGATTCTACCCATTTCCATGGTGAAATTACGATTCGGTATAATAACCCTACTTCTAAAATAGATGAAAAACAGAAAGAGCTTTTAAGAACATTAGGTTTTACCAACCATTTCATGGCAATGGAAAATCAACAACAAGTATTTTACCCTTTCACCATAATTCGCTTTAAGGGCAAGATTTATCAAACAACCGTAACTCAGAAGATTCAACAAAAGCTCCCCACTCCTTACTCAATCGTATTACAGCAAAAAACTGAAATAACGAAAAAGCATCCTGTTAAACGCGCGACTCGAATGGCTTTGTACCCTTTAGCAATGACCTTTGATGTTATTACTGTCGCTCCGTCACTGATCTGGGCAGATCTACACGGTGATTTTAATAAATAA
- a CDS encoding LysR family transcriptional regulator, which yields MDKIERLKIFCLVAEKQSFAQAALQLGLPRSNVTYAIQALEKEYEVLLFYRTTRKVALTHEGSLFYEEAIRLVAQLKELNRFKTQVRSQEGKISIGMPKRLATQVLIPHLSAFYQRYPKVKVLINGSDDFSNLIEQQLDCVVRVGQVQDEYLLIRPIKQTQIWTLASPQYLAEYGEPKHFDALERHFAVDYHVAKHYRERSELAFQNHRINMPYRLLVENTEAYIQAGLAGLGLIQIPEFDAKTYVEQGQLQRLFSDIPCLELPVNILLTDRQYRPKYFQDFIDWLEQHLKKLL from the coding sequence ATGGATAAAATTGAGCGTTTAAAGATTTTTTGTCTGGTGGCTGAGAAACAATCTTTTGCCCAAGCTGCACTGCAATTGGGTTTGCCTCGTTCAAATGTGACTTATGCGATTCAAGCTTTGGAAAAAGAATATGAAGTATTACTGTTTTATCGAACCACACGCAAAGTTGCATTAACACATGAAGGCAGTTTGTTTTATGAGGAGGCAATACGTCTGGTTGCCCAACTTAAAGAGCTAAATCGTTTTAAAACACAGGTGCGTAGTCAAGAAGGTAAAATCAGTATTGGTATGCCGAAACGCTTGGCAACACAAGTGTTGATTCCTCATCTATCCGCATTTTATCAACGCTATCCTAAAGTCAAAGTGTTGATTAATGGCAGCGATGATTTTTCAAATTTGATTGAACAACAACTGGATTGTGTGGTGCGAGTTGGGCAGGTTCAGGATGAATATTTACTGATTCGACCGATTAAACAGACGCAAATCTGGACTTTGGCATCGCCACAATATTTGGCGGAATATGGTGAACCGAAGCATTTTGATGCGTTAGAACGGCATTTTGCTGTGGATTACCATGTGGCAAAACATTATCGAGAACGGAGTGAGTTAGCATTTCAAAATCATCGGATTAACATGCCTTATCGTTTACTGGTTGAAAATACAGAAGCCTATATTCAAGCAGGTTTAGCTGGCCTTGGCTTGATTCAGATCCCTGAATTTGATGCGAAAACTTATGTGGAGCAAGGACAATTACAGCGCCTCTTTTCAGATATTCCATGCTTGGAATTGCCTGTAAATATTTTGCTGACGGATCGACAATATCGCCCAAAATATTTCCAAGACTTTATTGACTGGTTAGAGCAACATTTAAAAAAACTACTTTAG
- a CDS encoding cation efflux protein, CzcI-like, with translation MRRPLVFMTLLLSLFMFQSIWNVAAAYCGHESATQQTVSVNHFGHHALDNSKEQQSSLVAVQEADAPWLLNVQDHHDHLPTCFHAIVIQEQQQLKQPILRIHELEQKYNWSNHYQSPYLTSLNPPPVFAPLWVG, from the coding sequence TTGAGACGTCCACTTGTATTCATGACACTCTTGCTAAGTTTGTTCATGTTCCAAAGTATTTGGAATGTGGCGGCAGCGTATTGCGGTCATGAAAGTGCAACTCAGCAGACTGTTTCGGTTAATCATTTTGGTCATCATGCGTTGGATAACTCTAAAGAGCAACAAAGTTCTTTAGTCGCAGTTCAAGAGGCAGATGCTCCATGGTTGTTGAACGTGCAAGATCATCACGATCATTTGCCAACATGTTTTCATGCAATTGTTATTCAAGAACAACAGCAATTGAAGCAACCAATTCTACGGATACATGAATTAGAACAAAAATATAACTGGTCCAATCATTACCAGTCGCCATATCTAACAAGCTTAAATCCCCCTCCAGTCTTTGCCCCACTATGGGTGGGGTAG